GGTCGGCTATCTGCTTTATGCAAACCTGCTCAATCCGCAGGTCGTGCAGCGCATCACGGGCAATTACGACGGCCTGTACTGGGACGCCGCGCAGCTCCAGATCGCCTACGCGCGCTTCGAGAGCCAGTTGCTGATGTTCGCGGACGGGATCGACCGCGATCTCGACAAGGTGCGGCTGCGCTACGAAGTGTTGCAGTCGAAGCTCAACGTGATGAAGGGCTCGACACTTTCGGTCGACTCCACGCCGGGTTTGAAGCGGCGCCAGGACGCCGATCTCGCCATTCTGGCCGCGACCATCTCCCCATTCGAGGCCGAAATCGCGACACTCGCGGACAACCCTGAACGCGCGGTGCCGATGCTCATGGCGCTCGACCTGCACTGGACCCAGGTGACCGACCTGGCGCTGAACCGGCGTTTCGCCGACGTGACCGAGCGCGAGGCGATCCGGCACGACTTCATCGCCAAGCGCCGCGAACTGTTCGCGTCGGGGCTCGTGCTGCTCGTGCTTTCGGCGGCGGCGGGCGTGCTGCTCGTGATGAACGGCTACCGGCGCACGCGCCTGTTGCATCAGCAGCACGCGGCGCTCGAAGCCGAGCACCAGGCGAGCCGCGCTGCGCGCGAGGCGAGCATGGCGAAGGACGCCTTCCTCGGCATGATCAGCCACGAACTGCGCACGCCGCTGCACGCGATCGTTTCGTCGATCGAACTGCTTGGCTTCAACTCGCATTCGGAAGCCGACCGCAAGGTGATCCAGCGCCTCGAAACCGCCGCGCGCCAGCTCGAAGCGCAAATGAAGGATCTCACCGACTACGCGCGACTGGGCGCGGGCAAGCTCGAATTGCGTCAGGAAGAGTTCGAGCCGCGGGAACTGCTGCAGTCGATCGTCGACGAAAACGAGCAGGCCGCGCGTTCGCGCGGGCTCGTGTTCGAGCACGCGTGGGTGGGACCGCAGCGGCTCGTGGTGGCCGATCCGCATCGCATCCGCCAGATCGCCAGCAACCTCGTCACGAACGCGATCCGCTATACGGAGCGCGGCAAGGTCCGGCTCGAATTCTGGCTGCAGGCGCCCGCGCGGGACGCGCGGCCCTTGAGCGACGATGAAACCGGCCTGCGGCCGGCTGGCGGCGACACGCTGGTGATCGTCGTCGGCGACACGGGGCCGGGAGTGGCGGCGGATCAGATTCCGCTCATCTTCAAGGAGTTCACGCAGCTCGACACGTCGCGCTCGCGGCGCTACGAGGGCGCGGGCATGGGGCTCGCGATCGTGCGGGGCCTCGTCGAGCTGTTCGGCGGCACGATCGAGACACAAAGCCGTGTGGGCAAAGGCACGACCTTCACCGTACGCATTCCCGTCACACCGGTCGGGCCGCCGGCGCCCGCGGCCGTGGCCGAAGCGGCGCAGCCCGCGCGGGCGGTGCCGCAGGTGCTCGTCGTCGACGACAACCCGCTCGTGCGCGATTCGCTATGCGAGATGGTCGCGCACATGGGCTACCGCGCGCTCGCGGCCGGCGACGCCGACAGTGCGCTCGCGCTGCT
The nucleotide sequence above comes from Paraburkholderia flagellata. Encoded proteins:
- a CDS encoding ATP-binding response regulator; this encodes MQRPLRRLLQAIIWMAALAPPVVAVGYLLYANLLNPQVVQRITGNYDGLYWDAAQLQIAYARFESQLLMFADGIDRDLDKVRLRYEVLQSKLNVMKGSTLSVDSTPGLKRRQDADLAILAATISPFEAEIATLADNPERAVPMLMALDLHWTQVTDLALNRRFADVTEREAIRHDFIAKRRELFASGLVLLVLSAAAGVLLVMNGYRRTRLLHQQHAALEAEHQASRAAREASMAKDAFLGMISHELRTPLHAIVSSIELLGFNSHSEADRKVIQRLETAARQLEAQMKDLTDYARLGAGKLELRQEEFEPRELLQSIVDENEQAARSRGLVFEHAWVGPQRLVVADPHRIRQIASNLVTNAIRYTERGKVRLEFWLQAPARDARPLSDDETGLRPAGGDTLVIVVGDTGPGVAADQIPLIFKEFTQLDTSRSRRYEGAGMGLAIVRGLVELFGGTIETQSRVGKGTTFTVRIPVTPVGPPAPAAVAEAAQPARAVPQVLVVDDNPLVRDSLCEMVAHMGYRALAAGDADSALALLAREACDVVLLDLHMPGRDGYDFVAGLETAQDVLARPRVIAVSADVAGIAALVDHVGHGGKTLGGEGAPFFDWLTKPVHYEVLRAALQRALSVPRAAA